In Sander lucioperca isolate FBNREF2018 chromosome 12, SLUC_FBN_1.2, whole genome shotgun sequence, one DNA window encodes the following:
- the LOC116043723 gene encoding trypsin I-P1-like — MISQNMALLPGTANVLLFLAFSLSGASPQRIIGGQEVLPYSIKYQASLQFSDTKQHYCGGTLVHPEWVVSAAHCWRPSSRMLVVLSEHSLDKEEGFEQVFNVSKIFVHNFNYNSFDNDIMMIKLSRPAQLNANVQPAVLPDDSAPSLYNDVCTVSGWGVTQIYSYYLSPVLRSVDVRLVPYCSFYYWGRITSNMLCAGSQLGGKDSCQGDSGGPLICNGLFEGIVSWGISCANPYFPGVYTKVRNYIPWIKWITEQQ; from the exons ATGATAAGTCAAAATATGGCTCTGCTGCCAGGCACTGCTAATGTGCTGTTGTTTTTGGCCTTTTCTTTATCAG GGGCGTCTCCACAGAGGATCATAGGGGGTCAGGAGGTCCTGCCGTACTCTATCAAATACCAGGCATCCTTGCAGTTCAGTGATACTAAGCAACACTACTGTGGAGGAACCTTAGTGCACCCTGAGTGGGTGGTGTCTGCTGCCCACTGCTGGAGACC GAGCAGTCGAATGCTGGTGGTGTTAAGTGAACACAGCCTGGACAAGGAAGAAGGATTTGAACAGGTCTTTAATGTCTCAAAGATATTTGTCCACAACTTTAACTACAACTCATTCGACAATGACATCATGATGATCAAG CTGAGTAGGCCGGCCCAGCTAAACGCTAACGTCCAGCCAGCTGTTCTGCCTGATGATAGCGCTCCTTCACTTTATAATGACGTGTGCACAGTGAGCGGCTGGGGTGTGACACAGATTTACAGTTACTACCTATCTCCTGTGCTACGTTCTGTGGATGTGAGACTAGTTCCCTACTGCTCTTTTTACTACTGGGGGAGGATCACTTCAAACATGCTGTGTGCTGGATCTCAACTAGGTGGCAAAGATTCCTGCCAG GGTGACTCCGGTGGTCCCCTTATCTGCAACGGCCTCTTCGAGGGCATTGTCTCCTGGGGTATCAGCTGCGCAAACCCTTACTTCCCTGGAGTCTACACCAAAGTGAGGAACTACATCCCTTGGATCAAATGGATTACGGAGCAACAATAA